Genomic window (Spirosoma sp. KCTC 42546):
CCTTACCAACTACCCTGTAAGATTCACTCGCTAACTGAGCAATAAGACTATGGAAGAACTACTATTGAACCTGTATACGCCTATGACGAAGGAAGAATGGGATAGTAACGAGAAGATTGTGGATAGAGTGTTGGGGGAAGTGTTAGGGGAATAAAAAAATCCCCTTCACCCGAAGGGGCTTTTTTGTCAATGTAAATTTATCTTTCCCTGTATAAATGTTCAAGTTCAAGAATGGGCAAAAAAACTTTATTATAAGGAGAATTTGATAACTTTTCATATAATAAACCTCTTGCTGTTGACAGGCTTATTAGATAGATAAAATTAAGAAAAGGTTTATGTATTTCTGTTTTACCATTCAATTTGGTAATCACAGTGTCAAAATAATCTATTTCATAAACAATTTCACTACTATAGTCTATTATAGATTCGTTTGTATCTGGATGGCTAAATTTAATGTTCGTCAAGACACCTATACCCTTATTTTTTTTTGATAACGCGTTCTTTTGCTCTACTGTAACGGTAAAATCCATTACCCCATTTTCCTGTTTACCATGAGCGGATATATCAAAATTTCCAAATGCTAGTTTCAAATGACGAATATTCAATATTCGAGTGTTATTTGACTCAATTGATATTTTTTCTGCACTTTCCATATATTTTACTGTAAATGGTATAGTACTTTTTCATAAGTTTGGGTGTCCCCGTACTGGAATCCATAGTCATGTACATCCAAATGGCTTCTCAAAAGGGTGTGATAATTATTTTCCTTGCCTTTATATTTTAAGGAATCATCATAAATTACCTTATTTATACTTTTAAAATCAATTTCAGGTACACGCCCAACCTTCAAGGCTAGATTAACCATCTTGCTAATACGATGGTCAAAATTTCCTGATAATACTTGAGAAACATATCCTTTTGTTACCCCTAACTCTTGGGCAAGCTGGGTTTTATTAAGTCCCTTTTCAAGCATATAATCTTCCATTGCGGCAAAGAGTCCCATTTGGATTTTCAAAATCCAGTATTCGTCTGATTTTAATAGCTCGTCGCGTTTCATTTTGATAGGGTTTGTAAAAACTCGCGTTTTAGGTTTCTAAATGTTTCAATATCTTGCTTCTGGGTCTTCTTAAGCCCAAAGTGTACAATTACCTTTCCATCTGTATGTTTAAAATAATATGCCCTTAGTCCGTCAGTTGTAATCTCGTGCTCGGAGCCGCCAGGGGTAGAGTCTTTCATGGGATGGTTAAGATCGCCAGATACCCGCTCTTCGTTTGAAAGCATTGAAATTATAGCAAAGATTCGTTTATACTGACTTTCGAGAGCTTTGTTGTTTTTTAATTTTTCTTTAAACTCTTTTGTAATATCCTCATTATCAATCACTATCTGATAGAATTTAACCCTACCGGCAGCAACTTCCAACTTTTTTAACGCAAATGTACGCATAATAGTTTAGCAATAACTATACCAATATATAAGCTACTCAACGGTGTTACAATAGTATGATTATTACCATAGCTTTACCTATTAAGTCATTCCATTTGATTAAATGGTAAGTTTTTAACATCATATACTCTATAATACCCAAGCCCGCGTCAGAGCTTAGTATCAAAGCGAGTGATACAAGATATGTACTCAAGACGGCTTAATGCCAACTCCGCATATAAAACAATACCCTGCCGGATTTAGCAGGGTAATAGACAGAAAGCTAACAAGACGGCATACTTACCCGGCTGGCTGCCGGATTTAGCCCGCAAATGAACAGAGAGAAAGACGTACAATGATTTGTTGGGTGCGCGTAGCAACGGCTTGGTGCCCACCCAACGCCAATGAGTGTTGATGGTGAGCACACAAATTCGATCAAACGAACGTACCTGAACCTTTACACACTCATTTGGTTGGGCTGCGACCTGCCTTCGGGACGTGCTTCTTGTCAGCGGAAGCCTGCCCACGCGAAGCGAAGCACAACGAATAATCCGCTTTTACCAAATCTTATTAGCCCTATCTCTTACTGCATTAGTAGAACCGCTCGGTGACAATTTTTTGACGAGCTTTACTCACCATCAATACAGCAAAGCGTAGAATTGCTAAAATTAAAAAAATGTCGACAAGGATATCCGCAATGTTGCATATATTGAGATGGAGCCATTCATGTAGAAATGGAGAGTATATAAAGTCTACGATGGCAAAGGGCGAATAGAAATGGCTAAGAAGATTACTAATTCCACAGGATAAACAGCCCGTCAATGCCAATCTAAGCCAATCGTCTTTAACCAGTACGATAAAGCCTAAAAAGAAAACGCTACCACCAAGCTTTGTAAACCAAGAAACGAAATGATTACTCGGTACATAAAACAGAGAATTTGCTACTATATCAATAATAAAACCGAACGCGACTAAAACCAAGATAGGTATCAATATTTTCTGCCAAAGCTTAAAGCTATGATTACGGGTAAAAATTATGGCTATACCTGCAAACGTTCCAAAGCATCCAACTAGTAGCAAGTATAAATTCGGATTCAGAAACTGCCCTGCCATCTCTTGTGCTTTTGTGCCTGACGCACCTGTGTTGTAAGTGAGATAGAACCGAAGTGTTTCTCCTAAAACGTTCACATACTCATTATAAGGTTAAGGTAGGAAGGCGAAAGCTAAGAACTTAGTTATCGTATCAAAGCTGATAACACCAGTGGCAACTAATAAATATTTTTTCATATTGATGAATTGCTAAAAAGTCTACTAACACTGGCTTGTCGGAGCGTTCAACCTGTCACACGCAACCCGCCGAACGAGCAAAAAGCCTCACCTTTTGGACGTGCGCCCTGTCGCAGGTAACCCGCCTTTGACTCCCAGCATGGACCCGCACCCAACGCCCGCGAGGGCTGATGGATGAGCACGCTACATACCTAAACTGAAACCACTTCCAACCTTTACACCCTCGTTTGGTTGGGCTGCCCCACTTTCCTTCGGGACGCGCTTCCTGTCCCCCGAAAGCTGGCCCTACTTGTAAAGATAAACGAATTCGCTAGAATCTACCTGTTTGCCGTTTTTTGAAAAATATGCCCATTGGCCTGCCGGTTTATCATTTCTGAATAACCCTTTTTTTCGAACTTGACCATTGTCATAATAAAAGGACCACAAGCTATCTCGTATCCCTTTTTTATAATAGCCGGTGATATTGGGATTGCCATTTGAGAAGTAACCCAAACACTCCCCGTTCAGTGTATCATTTAGATATTGACATTGTAAATAAAGACTCCCATCAGCTTCAAACTCATTCCATAATCCTTGTTTCTTATTATTGACCAAGATTCCTCTCGCTCTAATCTTACCGTTCTCTGCCTTGAATTTAACTAGCACAACACTAATGGCCTTTGAAATCTGGCTTGAATTGTCACAGGCCATGACTAGACAAACAAACAATAAAACCCCTGTAACTTTCAACATCGTGGATATTTTACTTATTAAAGTTTTACTGTCTAGCGGCCAATTTGTCGGGGAGAACTGACCAAACGATTGCCCGGCCGCATTAGCTGAGGCATTTCTTGTGTCGACCGAAGCTGCCTAACGAGCCAAACAGCCCTGTCTATGAGACGTGCTCCTTGTCGCCCGAAAGCTGGACTTTGAATCACATCTTGGCTAGTTCACCCAACGACCACAGGGGCTGATGGCCCCTAAAACCGGCTCAAATCACGAACGTAACGCCCTGCCTTTACACCCCTGTTTGGTTGGGCTGCCCCGCCTTCCCTGCCGGCGAGCCCCCTGTCGCCCGAAAGGGTGACAGCCGCGGAGCGGACAACAACGCACAACATCCGATGCAAGACCAGCGCGAAGCCAGACGCTACGTAATGAAATTCGGTTTTTTCAACTCACCTAACCAGCACGCTTCCCATGTCACACGCTACGTACCAAACACATTTTTGGCTTCCTAACCGGGGCGTTTCTGCTGTCGCAGGCGACCCAAAAAGCACCCTAGCTCAGGCGTACATGATGTCGCACGGAACCCGCCAAACAAGTAAAAGTCTAAGCTCCGAGACGTGCGGCCTGTCGACCGAAACGCCGAAATGGAAACTAATTTATGGACCCGCACCCAACGACCACAGGGGTTGATGGTGAGCGAACAACTCCGAACAACGGACGTAACGTCAACCTTTACACCCTCGTTTGGTTGGGCTGCCCCGCTTGCCCTCGGGACGTGCTTCCTGTCGACGGGAAGCTACCCTACGCGGAGCGAGTAATATTACATAGCTGCCTAAAACTGCACCTTGTCTCTGTCACAATAATATTTTGCTGCTCCTACAACATCGGTTCCAGCTTGATACTCTCCTTTATAAATACGGCTATATGTTGTGTCGCCTGTACTGCTAATTCTCCTTACGGTTATTGGTGGATCACAATAACAGATTGGATAAACCTTGTTCGTTCGTTTGCATTTAGGGCAGTATACTTTTCCGAATGCATCTTTTTTCACAGCGTTAGGTATGTGAAACGTTAGCTCAACGTTGTCTTTTTCAATTCGCTCTATTGAATCTAATAAAAGTGTATCAGTGCCAACACCAGCGCAATAAAAATCACTCGACTTATCTGTGGGCGTAAACCGCAACGAAAAATCCCCATTGCTATCAGTAGTAGATTGACTGACAATTCGGCCGCTTACTTTTACGAACATTGATAAGCCTGCAACATAAACCCGGCTGTCTTTGTAATTATTTATGACATGTCCTTTGACGGTTATGGGATTAGAAGGCAGCTTCAAGCTCAGAGGTCCTGTCACAATCAATGTCACCAATATAAGGTTGACTGTTCTCATAAATTATTAGGATACCTGTTGAGACGTTCACTTTGTCAGCCGTAACCTAGAAATGGAGACTTAAACTTGCCTAACTGGGGCGTTCGCATTGTCACACGCAACCGGGAAATGGAAGCCCAAAGCCTAACTCCCGAGACGCGCTGACTGT
Coding sequences:
- a CDS encoding helix-turn-helix transcriptional regulator, producing the protein MKRDELLKSDEYWILKIQMGLFAAMEDYMLEKGLNKTQLAQELGVTKGYVSQVLSGNFDHRISKMVNLALKVGRVPEIDFKSINKVIYDDSLKYKGKENNYHTLLRSHLDVHDYGFQYGDTQTYEKVLYHLQ
- a CDS encoding toxin-antitoxin system YwqK family antitoxin; the encoded protein is MLKVTGVLLFVCLVMACDNSSQISKAISVVLVKFKAENGKIRARGILVNNKKQGLWNEFEADGSLYLQCQYLNDTLNGECLGYFSNGNPNITGYYKKGIRDSLWSFYYDNGQVRKKGLFRNDKPAGQWAYFSKNGKQVDSSEFVYLYK